AACTTGTGCGACGTCCCGTGGAAGCCGTAGCGACGGATCCGGTGGGCTGCGGCCAGCTTCGCGTCGATCGCGTAGGTGTACGCCTCCGGTGCGAGCGTCTGATGGAACGCGGTGTCGAAGACCGCGACGTGAGGCACGTCGCCGAAGGTCTCCCGCGCTGCCACGATTCCGGCGAGATTCGCGGGGTTGTGCAGCGGCGCCAGCACCGACAGCTCGTCGATGTTGATCTCGACCAGGGGCGTGATGAGGGTCGGCTCGAAGAACCGCGCACCACCGTGCACGACCCGGTGCCCCACGGCCACCGGCGGGTGCTCGTCGAGCGAGGGTCCGTCTGCGGCGAAGGCGTCGAGCATCACCCGGAAGCCCGCCGTGTGATCGGGGATCGGCAGTTCGCGGGTGTAGCTCGCGTCCGTGAACGTCGCGCCGCCGCCGTCGGGCGCGGGGGCCTTGACGGTGTGCGTCGCACGCCCCATCGGCTCGCCGATGCGCTCGACGAGGCCCGACGCGAGGGTGGTCTCGGCATCCATGTCGATCAGCTGGTACTTGAACGACGACGATCCGGAGTTGACGACCAGCACGGGTGTCATGCGGATGCCTCTCCCTGCGCCTGGATCGCGGTGATGGCGATGGTGTTGACGATGTCATCCACGAGCGCACCCCGGGAGAGATCGTTGATCGGCTTGTTGAGCCCCTGCAGAACGGGACCGATCGCCACGGCGCCGGCGGAGCGCTGCACCGCCTTGTATGTGTTGTTGCCGGTGTTGAGGTCGGGGAACACGAAGACCGTCGCGCGGCCGGCGACCTGAGAGCCGGGCATCTTCGCGGCGGCGACGGCGGCATCCGCTGCCGCGTCGTACTGGATCGGCCCCTCCACGAGGAGCTCAGGCGCCCGCTCCCGCACGAGAGCGGTCGCCACCCTCACCTTCTCGACCTCGGCACCCGACCCCGACTCTCCGGTCGAGTACGACAGCATCGCGATGCGCGGGTCGATGCCGAACTGCGCCGCCGTCGCGGCTGACGAGACGGCGATGTCGGCGAGCTGCTCGCTCGTCGGGTCGGGGATGACCGCGCAGTCGCCGTAGACCAGCACGCGATCGGCGAGGGCCATGAGGAACACGCTCGAGACGACCGAGACCCCGGGTCGCGTCTTGATGATCTCGAACGCGGGCCGGATCGTGTGGGCCGTGGTGTGCGCGGCACCCGACACCATCCCGTCGGCGAGCCCGAGGTGCACCATGAGAGTGCCGAAGTACGACACATCGGTCACCGTGTCGGACGCCTGGGCGAGCGTGACGCCCTTGTGCGACCGCAGACGTGCGTACTCCTCGGCGAACTTGTGGACGTGCACGGCGTCGAACGGCGACAGCACCTCGGCGGCCTGGATGTCGATGCCGAGCTCGACCGCGCGGGCGCGCACCTCGAACGGCTCGCCGAGGATCGTGAGATCGGCGATGCCGCGCTTGAGCACCGTTGCGGCCGCCCGCAGCACGCGATCGTCGTCTCCCTCGGGGAGCACGATGCGCTTGCGCTCGGTGCGCGCACGCTCGATCAGCTGGAACTCGAACATGAGCGGCGTCACGACGGTGGCGCGCGCAACGCCGAACGACTCCAGAAGCTCGTCGGTGTCGACGTTCTGCTCGAACAGCGCGAGCGCGGTGTCGTAGCGGCGCTGCGAGTCGGCGGCGAGGCGTCCGCGCGTGCTCATGATGCGCACGGCCGTCTCGTATGTGCCGAGCTCCGTCGTGATGATCGGCACGTTCGAGCCCAGGCCGTCCAGCAGCCGCATGACCGGCTCGGGCAGCTCGAAGCCGCCGTTGAGCACGATCCCCGAGATCGACGGGAACGTGCCGGATGCGTTCGCGAGGAGCGTCGCCAGCAGCACCTCGGACCGGTCGGCGGGGATGATCACGACGGCGCCTTCGAGCAGCCGGGGCAGCACGTTGACCATCGACATTCCGGCGACCACGACACCCAGCGCCTCGCGCGTGAGCCGATCGGGGTCGCCGGCGAGCAGCTCGCCCTCGACGGCGCGCATGATGCCGCGGATCGACGGGGCTACGAGGTAGCGGTCCTCCGGGACCGCCCACACCGGGATGCGTGCGGCCGACGGCGCACCAGATGCCTCGAGCGACCGACGGATCGCCGCGATCGTGTCGTTCGCATGGTCGGGCTCGGTGCGGTTCGCGACGACCGCGAACAGCTCCGCGCGGCCGTGGGCGAGCTCCGTGAGTGCGAGGTCGGCGATCTGGCCCATCTCATCGGCCGTGCGCGGGAGCGAGGATCCGAGCTGCTCGGGCTGCGTCTGGCCCTGCGCCGAGCGACCGCCGAGCACGAGCAGCACGGGCGCACCGAGGTTCGCCGCGATGCGGGCGTTGTAGGCGAGCTCGGCGGGGCTCCCGACGTCGGTGTAGTCGCTCCCGAGCACCACGACCGCGTCGCACTGGGCCTCGACGGCTTTGTAGCGCTCGACGATGGCCGCGAGCGCGGCATCCGGATCATGGCGCACGTCGTCGTAGGTGACGCCGATGCACTCGTCGTAGGGCAGGTCGACGCCGTCGTGGTCGAGCAGCATCTCGAGCACGTAGTCGCGCTCGACCGTGGAGCGGGCGATCGCCCGGAACACGCCCACACGCGGCGTCGCGTGGCTCAGGGCGTCGAGCACGCCGAGCGCGACCGTGGACTTCCCCGAGTGACCTTCCGCCGACGTGATGAAGATGCTCCGTGCCACGACTCCAGCCTACGGGCGCGGGCGCGGCTACGCTCGGGAGATGGATGCCGCCCGCCCCGGAATCGAGGTCCCCGACCATCGCGGCCGCACCGGTCTCGACCGCGCCGGACGCGATCTCGAGCGGAACCCCGATGTGCGCGTGATCGATGTCGAGGTGCTCGCCGCCGCATGGCACGTGCTGCGGCGAACGACGCTGGAGTACCGCGATCCGAGCGGCGAGTGGGAGGTCCAGCAACGCGAGACGTACGACCGGGGCAACGGCGCGACGGTGCTCCTGTACGACGCCGAGCGGCGCCGCGTGCTGCTCACGCGTCAGTTCCGCTATCCCGTCTACGTGAACGACCACCCCGACGGGATGCTGATCGAGACCGCCGCCGGACTGCTCGACGCGGATGACCCGGCGACGGCGATCCGACGCGAGGCCGCGGAGGAGACCGGGGTCGAGATCGGCGCGCTGGAGCACGTGTGGGACGTGTTCATGAGCCCGGGCTCCGTCACCGAGCGACTGCACTTCTTCGCGGCGCCGTACGACAGCGGCGCGGGGGTGGGCGATCGCGGCGGCCTGGCCGAGGAGGGCGAGCACATCGAACTCGTCGAGCTCGACATCGATGACGCGCTCGACCTGGTGCGCAGCGGGGACATCCAGGACGCGAAGACCATCATGCTGCTGCAATGGGCGGTGCTCGACGGCCCCTTCGCTGCCGGCGCCCGGAAAAAGTAAGACTCTCCGCGAACCCGGCAGAGCCCGGTTACCCTTGCTACGTTTCCGTCCTGGGGGAGTTGGCCTGGATGCCGCCTCGCGGAGAGCTGCCCTCAGTCTAGCCCGCACTGCGGACAGGTCCGAATCCGATCGTGCCGCCGGTGAACCTGAGACGCGCCCCCAGCGTTCTCCCAGTGCCGGGGCGTCCGCCCCGCGATTAGGATCGGGACAGACGCGCGATGAGGCGCCCTGGAGCCGGCGCCACCCGAGGAGGCCGCAGTGACGGATACCGCGATGACGGATGCTGCTCCCGATGCGTCCGGTGCGATGACGGCCGATGCCTTCGCGCGCACCACCGATGCGATCCTGGCGTCGGTGGGCGGCGTGATCGACGGCAAGCCCGAGGCGGTGCGCAGTGCGCTGGTCTGCCTTCTCGCCGAGGGGCACCTCCTCATCGAGGACGTGCCGGGCGTCGGGAAGACAATGCTCGCCCGTGCCCTGGCCGCGTCCGTCGACGCGACGGTGCGCCGCATCCAGTTCACGCCCGACCTCCTTCCGGGCGACGTGACGGGCGTGAGCGTCTTCAATCCCGTCGACCGCGAGTTCGAGTTCAAGCAGGGCGCGATCTTCGCGAACATCGTGATCGCCGACGAGATCAACCGCTCCTCCCCCAAGACCCAGTCCGCGCTCCTCGAGGCGATGGAGGAGGGGCAGGTGACCGTCGACGGGCGCACGCATCCGCTGCCGGGCCCGTTCCTCGTCGTCGCGACGCAGAACCCTCTCGAGATGGAGGGCACCTACGCGCTCCCCGAGGCGCAGCGGGACCGCTTCATGATGCGCATCTCGATGGGATATCCCGACCAGCGCTCCGAGGCCCTCATGCTGCGCCAGCGCGACACCCTCAATCCTCTCGACCAGCTCTCGGCTGTCGTCTCCGCCGACCAGGTGACCGCGCTGATCGCGTGGGCGCGCGCGGTGCACGTGGCGCCGACCATCGAGGACTACGCCGTCGCCCTGTCCCATTCCACGCGCACGCACGCCGATCTGCGGCTGGGCGCGAGCCCCCGCGCGACGCTCCAGCTCGTGCGGGCGGCGAAGGTCTGGGCGGCGCTCGACGGGCGCGGGTTCGTCATCCCCGACGACGTCACGTCCCTCCTCGCCCCGGTCTTCGCCCACCGTCTGATCCCCACCCGCTCGGCGGGCGGCGCGCGGGCGCGGGGCGCCGCCGACGCCGTCACCACGATCCTCGCGCGCATCGCGAGCAACGTGCGCGTCCCCATCGCCGCCCGTCAGTGAGTTCGCGATGAGACGCCTGTGGCCCCTGACCGTGCGCGGCACGGGCGCGCTCATCCTGGCCCTCACGTGTTTCGTCATGGCGTCCGAGTTCGGCGTGTCCGAGCTGATGTACTTCGGCATCCTCCTCCTCGCCGTGATCGTCGCGAGCGTGGCCTCGCTCTATCTGTCGCGGCGGTCGGACGTGGTCACGCGATCGCTGGCGCCGGATGTCGCGACCGTCGGACGGGAGTCGCTCGTCTCCGTCACGGTCGGCGTGCGCACCGCGCTTCCGACGCCGCCGGGAGTCTGGAGCGACGCCCTCCCGAAGGGTCTCCGCGGCAAGCCGGGCGGCATCTTCCCCGCTCTGTCCTCGGGCCTGCGGCGCAACGAGCGTGTCGTCGAGCTGTCGTACGTCATCACCGGCGCACTCCGGGGAGTGCACCGGATCGGGCCGTTGTCGGTGCGGTCGACCGATCCGTTCGGCCTCGCCCGTCGGCAGACGGTGTTCGGTGAGCGCACGCCGGTCACGGTCGCACCGGCGCTCATCGACCTTCCGCCGCTGACCGACTTCGCCGGCGAGACCGGCGGAACCCTCCACACCACGACGAACCAGCTGGGGCAGGGCGCCGACAACCTCGTCGCGCGGCCGTACTCCCCCGGCGACTCGATGCGCCGCATCCACTGGCGTGCCACGGCCCATCGCGACGAGCTCATGGTGCGGCAGGAGGAGCAGGAGTCCACACCCGAGGCGAGCGTCGTCATCGATCGCGGCGTGCTGCGGTGGTCGACCGAGGCGATGCAGGCGCCGGGCACCGACCCGGGGTTCGAGGCGGCGGTGTCGGCGTGCGTGTCCGCCGTCGCACGCCTCGTCCACGACGGGTACGCCGTCGAGGTGATCGACTCCGACGGAACGATGCTCGCCGCGCGCATCGACGGTGGGGACATGGCCGAGGTGGAGGCGATGCTCGGCCACTTCGCGACCATCACCGCGCGGCGCGACGACGACCTCACGCGCCTGACCCGTCTCTTCGCGGGTGTCATGACCGGGCCCGTGATCCTCATCGTGGGGCGATTCGATGCTTCCGACGCGCAGGCGATCGCGCCGGTCGTGCACCACAGTTCGCTGCCGATGCTCTTCGCCGTGTCGCCGATCGGTGACGCACTGGACCGCGCGGCGGACAGCGGCTGGCGCGTGGGCGCGATCGACCCCGACGGCGATCTCGCCGCAGCGTGGGCGAACGCGGTCGGGCGAGGGGTGAGCCATGTCATCGCCTGACGGCCTCGCGCAGCGCTCGGGTCGCCGCGGCGGGGAGCTGGTCCTGACGATCGCCGTGCTGGCAGCGCTGCTCGCCGCGCTCATCCCGGTCGTGCGGGTCGTGAAGCCCGGAGGCTGGCTGCTCGGTTCGGTGCTGCTCGCCACCGCGGTGCTCGCGGCCGGGTTCGTCGCGCGCCGATTCCGCCTTCCCGCCGTCGCCGTGAGCCTCATCGAGGCCGGCGTCTGGGTGGCGTTCATGATGGTCGTCTTCCTCCGGCACACCGCGCTGCTGTGGGTGGTGCCGACGCCCGAGACCTTCCGGGCCGTTCCGCCGCTCTTCGACGAAGCGGTCGAGCGCATCACCTTCGGGGCGGCGCCCCTCGACGATCACGTCTCCCTCGCTTTCCTGATCGTTGGCGCGATGGGGCTGCTCGCGCTGATCGTCGACCACGTCGTGCTCACCGCTCGAATGCCGCTGCTGGCGTCGATCGGGATCGTCGCCGTGTCGCTCATCCCGGCGATCGCGGTGCCTCGCGAGGTCGACGTCGTCGCGTTCGTGTTCCTGGCGGTCGCGATCCTGTTCCTCATCCGCGCCGAGACGCGGTCGCGAGAGCGGCCGCTCGAGCGCGAGTCGGAGCGCACCGCCGGCGTGCCGGCGACCGCGCTGGGCATCGGCGCGATCGCGGTCGTGGTCGCGGTGGTCGCGACCCCGCTCCTGCCGCAGCCCGCGGTGCGGGCGGGAGGGGGACTCGGCCCTGGGCCGGGAATCGACGCGAGTCTCCAGCTGGGCGATGACCTGCGCCGTCCCGAGGCGGTGGAGGTGCTGCGCGTGCGCACCGACGCCCCGTCCGCCCCGTACCTGCGCGCGACGACGCTGTCGCGGTTCGAGGGCGGCATCTGGGAGCCCGATCAGGTGCGCACCGTGCCGCTGGACAGCGAGTTCGGCCTGGGCCGCGTCACCGTCGGCACCGGCGTGCGGGTGTCGGAGTACACGACGTCCGTCGAAGTGGTGAACCTCGCGACGGTCTGGCTTCCGGTGTCGTTCCCCGCCGTCTCGGTCGCCGGGCTCGACGGACGGTGGGCCGCGGTGCCCTACAACCGCACGGTGATCTCCCAGTCGGGATCGACGCAGGGGCAGGCCTACGACGTCGTGGCGAACGTCCCTCGGCCGACTCTCGAGCAGATCCGCAGCTACAACGCCGGCGGACCGGAGCTGCGGGACGAGACGACCCAGCTGCCCGAGAACACCCCGCAGATCATCATCGACCTCGCCGCCGAGGTGACGGCGGGCGCGACGAACGACTACGACCGCCTCATCGCGATGCAGCGCTGGTTCCGCGGCGGAGAGTTCCGCTACTCGCTCGATGCGCCCGTCGAGGACGGGTTCGACGGGAGCGGGGCCGAAGCCGTCGCGCGGTTCCTCGAGGTGCGCGAGGGGTACTGCATCCACTTCGCCTCGGCCTTCGCCCTGATGGCCCGCAGCCTGCACATGCCGACGCGCATCGTCGTCGGCTACCTTCCCGGTAGCGCGACGACCGATGTGATCGACGGGCAGACCGTCTACTCCGTCTCGAGCTCCCTCACCCACGCGTGGCCCGAGGTCTTCTTCGACAACGTGGGCTGGGTTCCCTTCGAGCCGACAGCGGGTCTCGGCGTGCCGACGACCTTCACCCCGGCATCCACTCTGCCCGGCGATCCCGACGATCCGTCCTCGGCGACACCGGGTGCCACGCCGTCACCGACGTCGAGTTCGAGCGCCGACCCGAACAATTCGATCAACCCGCGCGACGAGGCGCTGCCGGGCACGCCGCTCACCGGCTCGAACCCGCTGCCGACGCTCGGCGTGGTCATGCTGATCCTCCTCGTCCTCGCGCTGCCGTTCCTCGTGCGCGAGGTGCGGCGCCGCCAGCTGACGGCATCCGGACGCGGGGGCGATGCCGCCGCCGCGTGGACGATCGTTCAGGATGCCGCGATCGACGTGGGCATCGCGGTGCCGGCGAGCGAGAGCCCACGCGGGTTCGCCCAGCGCCTCATCGACCAACACGGCGTCTCGCCGGACGACATGGAAACGCTGGTCGCCGCGATCGAACGCGCCTCGTACGCACCGTCCGGCGGGCGGGACTACTGGCTGGGCGACGCGGCGACGGATGCCGCCACCGCCGTTCGCGCGCAGTTGATCGCCGCCGCCCCCGTCGCTCGCCGGATCCTCGCCGTCATCGCGCCCCGCTCGCTCATCGTTCGCCCGGGCAGCGTCTACGCAGGAGGCGCTCCGACGACCAGGTAGGATGTTCCGTGGCCCTCCGGGGCCAAGGAGGATTCGCCTAGTGGCCTATGGCGCACGCTTGGAAAGCGTGTTGAGTGAAAGCTCTCAGGGGTTCGAATCCCCTATCCTCCGCAGACGGAGAAACGGCGCCGCCCCGAAGGGGCGGCGCCGTTCTCATCTTGACCCGCACACGACTCGAGCGAATACCGGGGCCCTCAGTGGCTGGCGTCCTCGTGGTCGTGGTCGTGACTGTCGTCCTCGAGGATCATTCCGACGGAGGTCGCACAGGCGTCACCTCGCCAGGCTTCTCTACCCTCTCGGATCGCGAAACCGGCGATAACCAGTCCGGCGAGGGCGTCGGCCCACCACCACCCGAATACCGAGTTGAGGAGAAGGCCGACGAGTACCGCTGCCGACAGGTAGGTGCAGATGAGGGTCTGCTTCGAGTCCGCAACGGCAGTAGCCGAGCCGAGCTCGCGGCCGGCCCGCCGCTCGGCGAGCGAGAGGAACGGCATGATGATCACGCTGAGCGTGGTGATGGCGATGCCGAGTGTGCTGCGCTCAGCCTCGACCCTGCCCAGCAGCGTTATCAGCGACGTCGCGATGACATAGATCGCCAGGGCGAAGAACGCCACTGATATCACCCGCAGCGTCGGCTTTTCCCATCGCTCGGGGTTACGCCGAGTGAACTGCCAGGCGACCGCGGCTGCGGAGAGGACCTCGACGGTGGAATCCAGTCCGAACGCGACCAGCGCACCCGAGGAGGCGATGCTGCCCGCGGTGATCGCGACGATCGCTTCGATGACGTTGTAGACGATCGTCGCGGCGACAATCCATCGAATTCGACGCTGGAGGACGTGTCGACGCTCCGCATGCAAGGCTGTGCTGCTCATGCGCAGGTGCAGCCTTCGCTATCGCAGCAGTCGGGTTCGACAACCAGCACGACCTGGAGGAGTTCTCTGAGGGCGGGTGCAAGATGCGGGTCAGCGAGGCGATACTCCGTGCGGCGACCATCGGGGGTGGCCTCCACCAGACCACAGCCGCGTAGACACGCGAGCTGGTTCGACATCACCTGTCGCGACACGCCAAGACTGTCCGCGAGATCAGATGGATACGCGGGCGACTCGCGTAGGGCGAGGAGGATCGCGGCGCGCGTGGCGTCGGAGAGTGCGTGA
This window of the Microbacterium sp. SSM24 genome carries:
- the pta gene encoding phosphate acetyltransferase, translating into MARSIFITSAEGHSGKSTVALGVLDALSHATPRVGVFRAIARSTVERDYVLEMLLDHDGVDLPYDECIGVTYDDVRHDPDAALAAIVERYKAVEAQCDAVVVLGSDYTDVGSPAELAYNARIAANLGAPVLLVLGGRSAQGQTQPEQLGSSLPRTADEMGQIADLALTELAHGRAELFAVVANRTEPDHANDTIAAIRRSLEASGAPSAARIPVWAVPEDRYLVAPSIRGIMRAVEGELLAGDPDRLTREALGVVVAGMSMVNVLPRLLEGAVVIIPADRSEVLLATLLANASGTFPSISGIVLNGGFELPEPVMRLLDGLGSNVPIITTELGTYETAVRIMSTRGRLAADSQRRYDTALALFEQNVDTDELLESFGVARATVVTPLMFEFQLIERARTERKRIVLPEGDDDRVLRAAATVLKRGIADLTILGEPFEVRARAVELGIDIQAAEVLSPFDAVHVHKFAEEYARLRSHKGVTLAQASDTVTDVSYFGTLMVHLGLADGMVSGAAHTTAHTIRPAFEIIKTRPGVSVVSSVFLMALADRVLVYGDCAVIPDPTSEQLADIAVSSAATAAQFGIDPRIAMLSYSTGESGSGAEVEKVRVATALVRERAPELLVEGPIQYDAAADAAVAAAKMPGSQVAGRATVFVFPDLNTGNNTYKAVQRSAGAVAIGPVLQGLNKPINDLSRGALVDDIVNTIAITAIQAQGEASA
- a CDS encoding NUDIX domain-containing protein, whose product is MDAARPGIEVPDHRGRTGLDRAGRDLERNPDVRVIDVEVLAAAWHVLRRTTLEYRDPSGEWEVQQRETYDRGNGATVLLYDAERRRVLLTRQFRYPVYVNDHPDGMLIETAAGLLDADDPATAIRREAAEETGVEIGALEHVWDVFMSPGSVTERLHFFAAPYDSGAGVGDRGGLAEEGEHIELVELDIDDALDLVRSGDIQDAKTIMLLQWAVLDGPFAAGARKK
- a CDS encoding AAA family ATPase, which codes for MTDAAPDASGAMTADAFARTTDAILASVGGVIDGKPEAVRSALVCLLAEGHLLIEDVPGVGKTMLARALAASVDATVRRIQFTPDLLPGDVTGVSVFNPVDREFEFKQGAIFANIVIADEINRSSPKTQSALLEAMEEGQVTVDGRTHPLPGPFLVVATQNPLEMEGTYALPEAQRDRFMMRISMGYPDQRSEALMLRQRDTLNPLDQLSAVVSADQVTALIAWARAVHVAPTIEDYAVALSHSTRTHADLRLGASPRATLQLVRAAKVWAALDGRGFVIPDDVTSLLAPVFAHRLIPTRSAGGARARGAADAVTTILARIASNVRVPIAARQ
- a CDS encoding DUF58 domain-containing protein is translated as MRRLWPLTVRGTGALILALTCFVMASEFGVSELMYFGILLLAVIVASVASLYLSRRSDVVTRSLAPDVATVGRESLVSVTVGVRTALPTPPGVWSDALPKGLRGKPGGIFPALSSGLRRNERVVELSYVITGALRGVHRIGPLSVRSTDPFGLARRQTVFGERTPVTVAPALIDLPPLTDFAGETGGTLHTTTNQLGQGADNLVARPYSPGDSMRRIHWRATAHRDELMVRQEEQESTPEASVVIDRGVLRWSTEAMQAPGTDPGFEAAVSACVSAVARLVHDGYAVEVIDSDGTMLAARIDGGDMAEVEAMLGHFATITARRDDDLTRLTRLFAGVMTGPVILIVGRFDASDAQAIAPVVHHSSLPMLFAVSPIGDALDRAADSGWRVGAIDPDGDLAAAWANAVGRGVSHVIA
- a CDS encoding DUF3488 and transglutaminase-like domain-containing protein, with protein sequence MSSPDGLAQRSGRRGGELVLTIAVLAALLAALIPVVRVVKPGGWLLGSVLLATAVLAAGFVARRFRLPAVAVSLIEAGVWVAFMMVVFLRHTALLWVVPTPETFRAVPPLFDEAVERITFGAAPLDDHVSLAFLIVGAMGLLALIVDHVVLTARMPLLASIGIVAVSLIPAIAVPREVDVVAFVFLAVAILFLIRAETRSRERPLERESERTAGVPATALGIGAIAVVVAVVATPLLPQPAVRAGGGLGPGPGIDASLQLGDDLRRPEAVEVLRVRTDAPSAPYLRATTLSRFEGGIWEPDQVRTVPLDSEFGLGRVTVGTGVRVSEYTTSVEVVNLATVWLPVSFPAVSVAGLDGRWAAVPYNRTVISQSGSTQGQAYDVVANVPRPTLEQIRSYNAGGPELRDETTQLPENTPQIIIDLAAEVTAGATNDYDRLIAMQRWFRGGEFRYSLDAPVEDGFDGSGAEAVARFLEVREGYCIHFASAFALMARSLHMPTRIVVGYLPGSATTDVIDGQTVYSVSSSLTHAWPEVFFDNVGWVPFEPTAGLGVPTTFTPASTLPGDPDDPSSATPGATPSPTSSSSADPNNSINPRDEALPGTPLTGSNPLPTLGVVMLILLVLALPFLVREVRRRQLTASGRGGDAAAAWTIVQDAAIDVGIAVPASESPRGFAQRLIDQHGVSPDDMETLVAAIERASYAPSGGRDYWLGDAATDAATAVRAQLIAAAPVARRILAVIAPRSLIVRPGSVYAGGAPTTR
- a CDS encoding cation transporter codes for the protein MSSTALHAERRHVLQRRIRWIVAATIVYNVIEAIVAITAGSIASSGALVAFGLDSTVEVLSAAAVAWQFTRRNPERWEKPTLRVISVAFFALAIYVIATSLITLLGRVEAERSTLGIAITTLSVIIMPFLSLAERRAGRELGSATAVADSKQTLICTYLSAAVLVGLLLNSVFGWWWADALAGLVIAGFAIREGREAWRGDACATSVGMILEDDSHDHDHEDASH
- a CDS encoding ArsR/SmtB family transcription factor, translated to MTALTATVTHTAALARLGHALSDATRAAILLALRESPAYPSDLADSLGVSRQVMSNQLACLRGCGLVEATPDGRRTEYRLADPHLAPALRELLQVVLVVEPDCCDSEGCTCA